TCgaacttgatgatgatgatgcttcTACATCGTCTAAAAGTCCTCAGTGGTATGTGAGACCAGAAGAACAAATTGAGATCCCTGTTGAAGATGATATTTTACCTCAAGATGAGGCAGCACCTTCACAAGAGGATACAAATAATAAAGAGCCAGAGGTTCCTAAGTATATTGAAATCACAATAGAGGATAGTCCTGTTAAACCAGCAAAAATGAAGCGCACGCGGGAGCTAAGCACCGAAAAAGTAATTATGATTGATGATAGCCCCAACAAAGGTACCATTGTAAACGATGAAGTTGGTGAGTGCAGTGACAATGAAGTAGACACTGCAAAGAAGGTCCCACATAGTAAAAAGAGACTAGACTATCCACATGAGCTTGAGACCATTGAAGAATTACGTACACTTGAAATAGAAATTGAACCAATGAATCTAGATGATTCTATAAATTCAAATGATTTGAATCCAAAGGATAGTGACAAATCAAATAGTAAAGCCAGTAAAGAATCAAATACTAAAGTGAATAAAGAGGCAAGTAAGAAAGTAAATAGAAGTTCAAACACTAAAGTAAATAACGATTCAAATTCTAAAGCAAGTAAAGACAGTAAAATAGTTTCCTTAACACCAGAAATTATGGAAACAGATGAAACATCTGTTGAGATAGCACAAAACAAGCAAGGTTCTGTCTCAGTCAGACAAATCAAGTCCATGCAACTAAAACAGAACACTAAAGTAGCTCCGAAAAAGGATGTTGGATTGCCGAGTGAATTTCATCCTATTTATCAAAACTTCATTAGCTTATGTATTCAATTAGAGAACTCAAATGACATGGAAAAGATAATCGAAAAAAAGATAAAGCCTTATTATAGACAGGCACCAAAAGAATATACAGAATCGGAAGAATTCCTTGACATGGTATCTAGTAAAATAACAGCCATGGAGGCTGCTCCTGAAAAGATGTATTTGTATATCAAAGACATTGTAGATGAACTGAATTTACAAAGGAAGTATATGAAACAAGTGCCAGTGGAGGAACCCAGGTCTAAAGGTAAATTTATATCATGTTTtgagattaaaattaaaatcattaatATAAACACAGTATGTTCTTCTGTCATCTGGAACGGTGACTATTTGCTGATTCAACCACAATAATCACATGAGTATTTCAGTttagccacagaatatataatggTTTAGTAGGACACTTTTAATTTGCCCTTGTTTTTTTCAGATGTGGACAAAGACAGTTTTCTATATGGAAAAGAAAATGAATTGGATCCCAACAAGCAGAGGCAGATACGGAAATTGGAGAAAACACTCAAGAAACTAAATCGAGCCATTCAGAAACTTGAGGCCCAAGAAGTAGATTTTGATGACGAAGAAGACTCTGTATATTTACTTACTGAAAAGTGAGTACCATTGCAGTCATTTGATCCGTCATAAACTTTTTAAAGATTTAGTAAGGTATGAATTTTGTAAGAAGACTAAGTACATCTTGATCACTAATTCTGTAAGTTTTCTGCTAACTTTGTTGTTCTTAAACTGCTGTTGTTGATGCTCTTAAATTCGTTATGTTTGCTGCTCTTAACCCTTTGGCCGCTAAAGGTGTTATCCAACCGCACAATATCAACTTTAGCATTAGCACATTACGGGAAAGTTTACAACATATGCGTGAAGTTGGACGCTTTAAGAGTCTATTAATTTTGATTCCTTTGTGTTaacgaaaattaataattttgcGACATTTAATTACTCCATCCATACTAAGTCATACCATACTAAGTTGGGAGTGACAGTCACGTCagtgcaaatgttattttaaaggTCAAACTTAACTCTTGCAGAGGCGGCACTGTCGTAGAAAATCGTTGCTAAATTACGAGTATTGTGGTCTAACTATAGTTAGTGGAATTTAGCGTTAGCGTTTCAGTAATATTCGAAAGTAACTTGGCTTCATAAGCCATATCAAACCTCACGCTCATAATTAGCCAGGGTGGTCATTGCCGATTACGACATGGATagatatattgcaatataatgTCAGTTCTGCATTATAAAGCTGTCGGAAGCGCCTAACTTAATCTTCCAAATCTTCgttaattgtaaaataaacacGATTACAGGTACAAAGAGAGAATGGTACGAGTGCACGCAAAGTTCTGCCAACTGACAAATACTAAGCTGCCTTCACAACCCCGGATCGTGATCGACCCCCGGCCGGGGCTGTCCGCCGCGCCCGCGAAGCGCCTCGAGGCGTGGATCAACAAGAAAAATACCGTTACATTTCCGGATTTTCACGATGTGTTGCGCTGTGTCAGGGAGGCCAATGAGATCGACAAGCTTGGCTGGAATGAGGCCTTCATAATGGAAGAAGGTATGTCTCTATTCAGAATAAACATTATAAAGAGAGccctaaaatatttaattatttttgtaaattcATGTTTGACTGTTAAACTGTCACCATAAATATCAGTAATACAGGTGtatgatagcgggtcagtaaaggCAGCTACCATATCCCGTGCTTCCACTCAAAAACGGTCTTAGAAGACCTTCCatctatttcaaattgatgaagattggtgtttacagattttggaaaaaacatacaggttgTGAGAAAAAGGTCATTCCTATCAAGGATCAACAGTTGTATGAAACCAAAGACAAAAATACAGCTtaaataatgttttgtaattAGGTTATATGTTAATTGACATTATATAGCGCTCTTAagttaaatatatgaataaactagcttttgcccgcggattcgctcgcgttacaaaaagacaaaaagtagcctatgtcactctccatcccttcaactatctccacttaaaaaatcacgtcaattcgtcgctccgttttgccgtgaaacagacacacacactttcccatttataatattagtatggatatactaTATAATATGTTTCACATCAAATTTCAGCTAGAGATCTCTTTGTACGGTGCGGTAGAAAGCTACAAAGACGTAGACAAGAAAACGAATGGCGATTGGCTACCTCTAGAATAACTGCCAACGTTGACCCGGCCGAGCAAAGTGATGAACTTAAGAAGCAATTGGAAGCTAATCGCCGCCTGGCTAGTACGAAGGAAACCGAAGTATTTGACAAGTAAGTTACGCATCATTACAACACAGTattcagtaaataaataaataaatattgggcacaccttacacagatcaacttagccccaaactaagcaaagcttgtactatgagtgctaagcgacgatatacatacttaaatagataaatacatacgtatatacatagaaaacatccatgactcaggaacaaatatctgtgctcatcacacaaataaatgcccttaccgggattcgaacccaggaccgcggctcagcaggcagggtcactaccgactgagccagaccggtcgtcaaatattcgCCTGCTAGTTATGTCGCGGCTGCCGCTCTCGCATTGGACGTCCTAGTCACTTGCATACCTATTTAAGTTCTGCAATGCTATGGAGGCTGCGGCTAATAAGGACTGATAATAAGGAAGTCAAATGCATTGAAAACATAGGCTTCAATGTTTTGCTTAGTATgcctttttttctaaaataaatagctATATTCTTATGCGGTATGTATATCACCCGTTGCCCGGTGTAGGGTTTAAATGTAATTGTACCAAATATGACGAAAATAATCGTACAAATAAAAACTCCGCAAGGTTTCCGCAATAActaattatcattattatttttctagaTTTTGTGACAGACAAAGTCAGCTGAAACTGGAGGCTGAAGAGATCGACGATAAAGACGCTGAAGAATCTCCAGTAGAGAGTGAGGAGGAAGATAACGAAGACGATTCCTCTCTAGAAAGCAAACAGAGACGAAAAGACAGGCTAAGAAGGCTGCTACAAGAGCAATCCAAGAAGAACATTCCTAATAAAATTCAACCAGACGATAACACAAAAACAGAAGATGACCCTCTCACGCAAAATGAAGAATCAGATggaaaaaaagaagaaaaagaagaaattgaaagtaaatttGACGCAGTCAACGAAGAAGATAAAATACAAACCCTGAGTGATGACAGTAACGAAATTGGTTCAGATATGGATGAACTACACTTGTTACAGAAATTACATTCTGATTGTGAAATACGGACAGTCTCGTCGTCGTCTGATTCTGAAACCCCTATAGCTATTTCTGATACTTTGGATTCAAGTTCTGATAATGAACAGCCAACAAATCAACAACCCACGGACGTTATAAGTATAGAAAATTCCAGTTATTCTGATGATTCAGATGCTGACAAAAAAGATCCCTTAAGCGATAATAAAAAGTACACAGTGGCGAGTGAAGATTTAATGGAGGAAAGTAAAGAAATTGAATGTTCTTCTTCAAGTGTTGTAAAAAACACTCATCTCGCAGATGCTGTCATAGAAAATATGGTTATATCTGATGATGGAAGTAACCTTGATGACAATACCAATTCAGGAAAAAGCGATAATTCATCAAAAGTATCGCTACAAGAAGGGCAAATCTTTGATAAGGATAGTGTTACGTCTGAAAGCGTTGAACTCAGTATCAATGATGTTGCAAAACCTAGCGATGCTGAAGATGAACTAAGTACGAACTCGGATATAATTGAGAATCCTGGATCATCTGCTTCATCAGGACAATATGAGGAACTTCTCAAGGAACACAATGCTGATCCCCTTCTAAAACGACCAGATTTAGTTCCGCGAGATCCTTCGGATGAACTCTTTGATAGTATGGTAATTAAACATTACAATGATCCACTTGTTAAGAAACATCTCAAGGGCTCTGATTCGTCTAATGGGGATGATGCAGAAAACTCAAACTCTGATACTCAATCTACAGTTGCAACTGAAACAGCAGAAGAGGCCAAGAAAGATTTGATAGAAACATCAGTAGACACCGAAGAATTCCTAAATTTAGATTCACCATCAGTACAAATAGTTGAtaaattaattgataaattGAAACAGTCTGACGGATCTCAAAGCAGTGACGAACTTTTAATGAAAATTGATCAAGAGATTGGTTTGAACGCCGAAGCTATGTCCCCAGTAACATTCGAGCTAGAGAAGGCGGTTGGTCTTGCCAGACAAACCAAAGCATGGCCGAGGTTTAAAGATGAATGTTCATCTATGAGCTCTGCTGAGGAAGAAAATACAGGTGATCATTCTCAGTCGATGCCGCCGAATTCTAATGATTCCAAAAATGACGATGAAACTGTGCTAGCGCAACGTGAAGAAGCAAGTCCAGCTGCAGATACAAATGATTCAGACGTTTGTGGGAATGAATCTACGAACCGCACACCCACGACTAAAATTACTACCCAAGGTATTAATATTTCTACTGATGATAACAGCGCGGGCGCCTCCTGTTCAGAAAGTGTGAACCAAGTGACGGATAATAAGGAAGTCACACATAATGAATCAGGTTCTATTGAAAAATCCGATTGTACTAACATTTGTAGTTCAGAGACTGCTGAAGAGGTATCCGAAGCAACTGATATCAACAAGTCAGCAGCTACGGCTGTCTGTACTTCTAATACTACAATAGAAGCATCTGGTGACTGTAACATTGCAGACATTGAAATGCCTTCTACTGAAGAGAATATTGAGAATTACAAATCTACTGATGAAATAACTGAATCGATGGAGGTTGTGCCTGATTTAACGGAAGAAAAAGAAATTGAACAGTCTAAAGAAACAGAGTGTGATGAACTTATTAATAGTGTAGCATCCCTAGCAAACGCAGATGATGTAGATTTGTCATCTATTCTTGATAACAAGTCTGAACATCTTCATCCTAATGAAACCCTAGAAGAAAACTCGGGCGAAGGAGGAGACTCTGTGATGAAGATTTTGAATTCCAGTAGTGGAACTAAGAGTAGTATTGGAAATGAATTTAATGGTaatgtaaatattaatatggatattacTGACTTACTTGATAATGATACTAGTTTATGTCCAAAACTTGGAGATAATTTAGGCCTGGATAATTTAAATGAGCTAGACTCAGTAGAAAAAGGCGAATGTGAGGATAAATCAGTCCCTAGAACAATTTCAAATATGCGTTTGCAAAGCACTGAGAGTAATAATTAAATCTGATtagataatattagtatgaatgcATTTATTCAATTCAGATTGATATGATGGTCAGGATACTCTGAGAATTTTTTCTATGAGGTAGCtttgaatttaaattaagtGATGTCTGTTGTACGCAATTTTCTGGTCATCTAAAGAGTTTGCCATGCCGTAGGATCCCCGTAGGAGCAGTTCTGTGATGTACCCGGTGGAAATAGAAATTTGGCTcttccaataaaattttgaaagtaTGTACTTACGCAATTTAGTAGAGATCATACGAAAATTTATATAGATGACATAACTTAAGAGCAGAGGGGACGGCCGCTCACCATATACACGTAGTCCCTTGTTCCCACTCTAGATTATCATtatgcaatagtacattacgatacaagtgcgaaaaaaaggaagttcgaaacgagtggcgacaaattaaaacacgaccgaaggaaggaaggaatatAGGTATTGATTTTATCTTCATATGTCATGTCTTCTATGTTATTTGTAAGACATTCAtttcaacatttttatttagtCGGTTTGGTCCccaattgtgtaattttttgaATCCcgaaatattttctgaaatatgaaaaatacaCAGTGAATTTTTACTAAGTTATGTTACGtgtttagtgcgttttcatacctTGTCGCATAGCGATGAGATGTCCTGTGTAAAAAGTAGGCTTACAATTAAATGTTCCTTGATCTTTAAGAACCGTTGGGATATCGTAGATTAACAACGGATAAGTTACGGAGCTCAGTACTAGCTGTAAAGAATTAAAAGGGGCGAATGAATAATTAAGCATTTCGAGTAGGAATATAATTGTTTTAATGACTAGTTGCTGTTGAGGGATGGCGAATATGCCGGAGGGCTGTAGCTGGAGGAACTAATTAATAATTAGGTGGAACACCTATGTTCTCGAGTTGATAGTACATATCTCTTAagatacagtcaccggcataaataagtgatgatttctgtaccttttcGCTTTAAATTGTTTGTCAATTTCGCATGAAAtatcaaacaagacgttaatgtgacaagtggcccatttctcaaagctgaaagttacaagttacaagcgtaagtctcttttcaacttgtcatattagacattgactaccacttgtaaattgtatcttgtagcttcgagaaatgggccctaggtatagaaatcatcacttatttatgccggtgactgtaccaatGGGATTTGGCTGTTTATTGCCCCATAATTTCTGTCGCTGGGGACAGCCCTGCGAAAACGGCAATAGGATTAAAATCCGTGAGACGAAATTTTTTTGGGAGGTGCCTTTGGAGTGAAAATGACAatctttatgaaatatttttatacgtTTCGTGGACGAGGCAATAACTGGAGAGTGATGACTTGAAGATTGCTCCTATTTGTATCCATATAATTGATGGCAAAAATCAAGCTAAAATGTCTGTATAGCCGTGTTTGTAGTTATACATATACTGTATCATTAATTGATTGATAGCGTTCAGGTAGATAtctttttatattgatttaaattaACACTAATTGAATTCGCCCGTCCGCACACAAATACCTATAATCGTCATGTATATTGTATCGGAGTCAAATTTGGATTTCGACCGCTCGGTTTCGTGTTTTTCTTTCATTACTAACTCCACTACTATGCGATTGCATAGGTATTTTAATTCTACTAATACAATAAAAAGACTGCTATAATACTGCTAAAATCTAAATTTCTATCGCTTGTATTTCATAACTATAGAATTTCGGCTATAACCACAGGTTTCCAAAGGAAGAAATCGAGCGTTCGATGTTTAACCCATGTCGGTTGGTTGGTTTCGAATTATTATAGATATTTTATATACGTTCGCCCGATGTGATGAAATGATTATTGATATAATAAAAGGGAATTATTAATTCTTAGTGTAGGCAGACAAAAAGTGGcacttaaaaaaattgttttgacaatTCACTTATTGTTTTTCTCGAGAAAAATGTAATCTCCCAGGTATTCATTGCTTAAGCCTTATACGCTGTCATCGATTTAATGATGTactgattttttaaattgtaaaatacGTATGTTAAATACAGTAGGATACCTACCTATCTAATATACATGTATCCATGATAATTTTGTGtaagaaataaatttaattgCTATATGCTACTCATTTTTTATTCCTTCTCTTGTATACATGTATTTGCATGTTGCCTCGTGTAGTAATAATAGTTAatataaggtcagtgtggggaagaccgtctacccggaaagaccgtctattgactataacttttgtgtttatatatctacgcctctcacacctccgaaggtatatcagtttttcatccttaagccattggtcttcaatacatatccctaagacgaacactagttaacaataaacttgattcgtgtttcgaagtcgagcatcgagttcaacatggttccgcaaaaaattagaataaaatagaagcagtcggaatatttgtatatcatatatgtaacgtactcatttaataaccgttctttctgactagtactattaatctactcaaaacgcgttcaatttcttgttttatgttctgaaatatgtaacttagaaattgtgcctactcagaaagtccggcataaaagagaaaggcaagaccggcatacgataaacaaggagttgccaacctttttaggctttattggaaataagtcgagtgtaaacaatatcaatatataagtacgtttttggcttatgataattgtaccgtttttgattttaacttcgaaatacagttttggtaatgattcgtatggtgttactaatatcattcgaaagtattaaataaaaatgacatagttgtgAAGAATTATAAGTGGTGAACAGAACTAAGCCTACTTGCGATTAAATAACGACTTTAAAATgcccttgtaaaaaaaattacttggTATCAACAATGCCAATTTGACGTATTTTAACAAAGGCTGTAATGGATAAATAgtgggtagtatttttttttttatttagcatttaatagtacattgtgcatcaAGGGAAGgaacttgaatattactaacgagagtaagttaaatcgcgacggcatgcccgagcgatttaaagactcgagtttgtaatattcatactccccgagttacacacaatgtttttcatcacacttgcaatataaaaatatgtaaaaagataaaaaaaaattgaatacagtactagaaatttcataactcccttgggagaacgatttttctataactcacgctccgcctgcatgcaaaatcacatttagtgtgcgagtatgatgaaaaaaaaaaataacgcattCATTCATATAAACTGTAGTGACTAAagcaaaaccaagcattgctaagaaatgttaccaaactaattcacgtatcttaatatcctattaggTTTTCTTAATAacatagtttcaaaaacagataagtagttggatttatatgagcctgtaatatcgtgactaaattgtattcgctggtgttcgttggaaaaacagtattatgcaatatctggacctgaaaagaaaaggttatgaaccccatctacgggacatatgccggtcttgccttataaatagaaaaatgcttatatgttcaaaatttcaacgttattttaataattatctagcacattctgccccgttgttacgtaaaataacaatgatcatgattttggaacctagtctcatatgaaattacgcgacaacaagcactagacggtctttccgtgctcatcgcgggagaacggtcaacccgccgagccttaaaaaatttgatttttatcacttaaaagtaccttatttcaccaaaatactgtaaaagctttgtaaaatataatatttgctatcccataggaccatgcgcattacgccagactgcattaattatagagttttatccactcaaactttatttcaaataaactatggcggtcttgcccgcactgaccttatgtATGATGCGTCTAGTAATAGTTACACTACAATCAACTTTTCAGTGGAAAGTTGTTCAATATTTAAATTGCTGACAAAGTTGGCTTCGTTTACGAGAATTTTGTGTGTCAGAttactacatttatttttttagtggTTGCCTCAGTCTCTTCAATTCTTTAGTTCTAAAGACGTTATCTTTTATCTGATACGGTATTTTGTGTGATGTCGCTTATGTGATA
This genomic stretch from Leguminivora glycinivorella isolate SPB_JAAS2020 chromosome Z, LegGlyc_1.1, whole genome shotgun sequence harbors:
- the LOC125241854 gene encoding uncharacterized protein LOC125241854; protein product: MLPKPVLPKTIPTRAVNPKTMPKQRTNLGKKRKLEVVQTVELDDDDASTSSKSPQWYVRPEEQIEIPVEDDILPQDEAAPSQEDTNNKEPEVPKYIEITIEDSPVKPAKMKRTRELSTEKVIMIDDSPNKGTIVNDEVGECSDNEVDTAKKVPHSKKRLDYPHELETIEELRTLEIEIEPMNLDDSINSNDLNPKDSDKSNSKASKESNTKVNKEASKKVNRSSNTKVNNDSNSKASKDSKIVSLTPEIMETDETSVEIAQNKQGSVSVRQIKSMQLKQNTKVAPKKDVGLPSEFHPIYQNFISLCIQLENSNDMEKIIEKKIKPYYRQAPKEYTESEEFLDMVSSKITAMEAAPEKMYLYIKDIVDELNLQRKYMKQVPVEEPRSKDVDKDSFLYGKENELDPNKQRQIRKLEKTLKKLNRAIQKLEAQEVDFDDEEDSVYLLTEKYKERMVRVHAKFCQLTNTKLPSQPRIVIDPRPGLSAAPAKRLEAWINKKNTVTFPDFHDVLRCVREANEIDKLGWNEAFIMEEARDLFVRCGRKLQRRRQENEWRLATSRITANVDPAEQSDELKKQLEANRRLASTKETEVFDKFCDRQSQLKLEAEEIDDKDAEESPVESEEEDNEDDSSLESKQRRKDRLRRLLQEQSKKNIPNKIQPDDNTKTEDDPLTQNEESDGKKEEKEEIESKFDAVNEEDKIQTLSDDSNEIGSDMDELHLLQKLHSDCEIRTVSSSSDSETPIAISDTLDSSSDNEQPTNQQPTDVISIENSSYSDDSDADKKDPLSDNKKYTVASEDLMEESKEIECSSSSVVKNTHLADAVIENMVISDDGSNLDDNTNSGKSDNSSKVSLQEGQIFDKDSVTSESVELSINDVAKPSDAEDELSTNSDIIENPGSSASSGQYEELLKEHNADPLLKRPDLVPRDPSDELFDSMVIKHYNDPLVKKHLKGSDSSNGDDAENSNSDTQSTVATETAEEAKKDLIETSVDTEEFLNLDSPSVQIVDKLIDKLKQSDGSQSSDELLMKIDQEIGLNAEAMSPVTFELEKAVGLARQTKAWPRFKDECSSMSSAEEENTGDHSQSMPPNSNDSKNDDETVLAQREEASPAADTNDSDVCGNESTNRTPTTKITTQGINISTDDNSAGASCSESVNQVTDNKEVTHNESGSIEKSDCTNICSSETAEEVSEATDINKSAATAVCTSNTTIEASGDCNIADIEMPSTEENIENYKSTDEITESMEVVPDLTEEKEIEQSKETECDELINSVASLANADDVDLSSILDNKSEHLHPNETLEENSGEGGDSVMKILNSSSGTKSSIGNEFNGNVNINMDITDLLDNDTSLCPKLGDNLGLDNLNELDSVEKGECEDKSVPRTISNMRLQSTESNN